From Gimesia panareensis, the proteins below share one genomic window:
- a CDS encoding SIMPL domain-containing protein, whose translation MCGKFQLIQKRLFLTLVLVLSCLAYLPHASADDENGITVIGTGVVEAKPSVVELTGLVLGQGQLAGDAVTKYHGNRRRAEEAFKNLKIPGLVIVEEGMSLYSSLNASQMQAMMRGMPVNNTQSQQLSVSETLKLRLTGIDKMSSEELLEIIVRIVDAGKDAGVIIGNDTTPMVPGTYNASKARNTMAAFKIQNVEVLKNKAYAKALEDARAQAETLAKLAGGKLGKVVAINAVDPNQKSSDSSSRVLAQYMAVLGMRVGQSEEQASALFKAIPVSAVVRVTYAIE comes from the coding sequence ATGTGCGGCAAGTTTCAACTGATACAAAAACGTCTCTTCCTCACCCTGGTGCTGGTCCTGTCCTGCCTCGCGTATTTACCTCACGCTTCGGCCGATGATGAAAATGGAATAACGGTGATCGGGACAGGTGTAGTTGAAGCGAAGCCCTCAGTAGTTGAGTTGACCGGGCTGGTTCTGGGACAGGGGCAGCTGGCCGGAGATGCTGTTACCAAGTATCACGGCAACCGGAGGCGTGCTGAAGAGGCATTCAAAAATCTGAAAATACCGGGGCTGGTGATCGTGGAAGAAGGCATGTCGCTCTACTCGTCCCTGAATGCCAGCCAGATGCAGGCGATGATGCGTGGGATGCCTGTCAATAATACACAGTCGCAACAACTGTCCGTTTCCGAAACACTCAAACTGCGATTGACCGGAATCGACAAAATGAGTTCGGAGGAACTCCTGGAAATCATCGTTCGTATTGTTGATGCCGGCAAGGACGCGGGAGTGATTATCGGTAATGATACAACCCCGATGGTCCCCGGGACGTACAATGCCTCCAAGGCGCGTAATACAATGGCGGCATTCAAGATTCAGAACGTGGAAGTTTTAAAAAACAAAGCGTATGCCAAAGCGTTAGAGGACGCGCGAGCTCAGGCTGAAACCCTGGCGAAGCTGGCAGGAGGGAAACTGGGGAAAGTGGTCGCCATCAATGCCGTTGATCCGAATCAGAAGAGCAGCGACAGTTCCAGCAGAGTACTGGCGCAGTATATGGCTGTGTTGGGGATGCGCGTCGGCCAGTCGGAGGAACAGGCTTCGGCGCTGTTTAAAGCAATCCCCGTCTCTGCAGTGGTGCGTGTGACCTACGCCATAGAGTAA
- a CDS encoding DUF1501 domain-containing protein, with protein MLIIPGQPGKEPCESRNQISRRDLLRVGGSGMMGMGLGTMLQLQEAAASSNEGGGPGWAKAKSVILIFLQGGPSHLDLWDPKENVPDNVKSVFQPISTKLPGVQFTELLPNLAQQNDKFTMIRSMSYTPKGLFNHTAAIYQMLTGYTTDKVSPSGQLEPPSPKDFPNFGSNIIRIQPPQVPMLPFVMLPRPLQESNVVGKAGTAGFLGRAYDPYYLFPPGDDMDMNKMDRISVDDLKLRPDVFTSRLQRRASLRDTINQGMPQLNKAVEDYKLDKYYSRALDLVISGRARDAFSLDQESDAVRDKYGRNTFGQSLLLARRLVEAGTRVVEVVWPKVANSNNHSWDVHSGLTNRLKNQSAPMFDQGLASLISDLYDRGTLDETLVVAVGEFGRSPQRGVSTSGNSNSDDGRDHWPYCYTSLLAGAGMKRGYVHGESDKTGSSPRKDPVHPRELLATIYHSFGINPETIVYNHLNQPRELVKAQAVTKLMG; from the coding sequence ATGCTGATCATTCCAGGTCAACCAGGCAAGGAGCCGTGTGAGTCTCGAAATCAAATCTCTCGACGTGATCTGCTGCGAGTCGGCGGGTCCGGCATGATGGGCATGGGCTTGGGGACTATGCTCCAGTTACAGGAAGCGGCAGCCAGCAGTAACGAGGGTGGTGGTCCAGGCTGGGCAAAAGCCAAAAGTGTGATCCTCATTTTCCTGCAGGGGGGGCCCAGTCATCTGGACCTGTGGGATCCCAAGGAAAATGTGCCCGATAATGTGAAGAGTGTCTTCCAGCCGATTTCGACGAAGTTACCCGGTGTGCAGTTCACGGAACTGCTGCCCAATCTGGCGCAGCAGAACGACAAGTTCACAATGATCCGCTCCATGAGCTACACTCCCAAAGGGCTCTTTAATCACACGGCTGCCATTTATCAGATGCTGACTGGATATACCACCGACAAGGTTAGCCCTTCAGGTCAGCTGGAACCTCCCAGCCCTAAGGACTTCCCGAACTTTGGTTCAAATATTATTCGCATCCAGCCTCCTCAGGTACCGATGCTGCCGTTCGTCATGCTGCCACGACCGCTGCAGGAAAGTAACGTGGTCGGTAAAGCGGGGACTGCCGGTTTCCTGGGTCGGGCCTATGATCCTTACTATCTGTTTCCTCCGGGAGACGATATGGACATGAATAAAATGGATCGGATCAGTGTCGACGACCTGAAGCTGCGTCCTGATGTCTTTACATCGCGTCTGCAGCGGCGGGCCAGTCTGCGGGATACGATCAATCAGGGTATGCCTCAGCTCAACAAAGCTGTGGAAGACTACAAGTTGGATAAATACTATTCACGGGCTCTGGATCTGGTCATTTCCGGGAGAGCCCGCGATGCGTTTTCCCTGGATCAGGAATCCGACGCCGTCCGTGACAAATATGGTCGGAACACCTTCGGTCAGAGCCTCCTGCTCGCACGTCGACTCGTCGAAGCCGGGACGCGGGTTGTCGAAGTGGTCTGGCCGAAAGTCGCGAATTCGAATAATCATTCCTGGGACGTCCACTCCGGTCTGACGAACCGCCTGAAAAATCAGTCGGCACCAATGTTTGACCAGGGACTCGCCAGTCTGATTTCCGACCTCTACGATCGGGGAACACTGGATGAAACTCTAGTGGTTGCGGTCGGTGAATTTGGTCGCAGTCCGCAACGCGGCGTCAGTACATCGGGGAACTCAAACAGTGACGATGGTCGAGATCACTGGCCGTATTGTTACACCTCCCTGCTCGCTGGTGCCGGTATGAAACGAGGATATGTCCATGGCGAATCTGATAAGACAGGTTCCAGCCCGCGGAAAGATCCCGTTCATCCCCGTGAACTGCTGGCAACGATCTATCATTCCTTCGGAATCAATCCGGAAACGATTGTCTATAACCACCTCAATCAACCACGCGAACTGGTGAAGGCCCAGGCCGTCACCAAATTGATGGGATGA
- a CDS encoding prenyltransferase/squalene oxidase repeat-containing protein, which translates to MNIASIFQMGCGCLFLLCSSAQVNAEEILPKHVTVPTVKSIQKGLDYLAKQQTTGGSFQTTQDGSTYPVSMTSLAGIAFLANGNTPTRGPYADQVRKATEYVLSQAQGNGLIAAGAENGRPMYGHGFSLLFLSSVYGMETDAKVRARIAKVVKDGIQLTSSGQSSLGGWIYTPGGGDEGSVTVTQMQGLRAAHNAGFTVPKGTIQNAVRYLELCQTPEGGIRYSYHSGNDTRLPISAAAITCLYSAGEYESPLAEECMEYVYGQFKNRKSGFQSGHYFYLNLYASQAFYQAGDEYWDAYFPGQRDSLIKSQASNGSWNGDGVGPIFGTSVALIVLQLPYKFLPIYQR; encoded by the coding sequence ATGAATATCGCTTCAATATTCCAAATGGGTTGCGGGTGTCTGTTTCTGCTGTGCAGTTCTGCGCAAGTAAATGCTGAAGAAATTCTGCCGAAGCATGTCACTGTTCCCACCGTCAAGTCGATTCAGAAAGGTCTAGATTATCTGGCCAAACAGCAGACGACGGGGGGGAGCTTTCAGACGACACAGGATGGGAGCACTTATCCCGTTTCGATGACCTCACTGGCCGGAATCGCGTTCCTGGCGAACGGGAACACCCCGACGCGGGGGCCTTATGCCGATCAGGTGAGGAAAGCAACCGAGTATGTTCTAAGCCAGGCCCAGGGAAACGGCCTGATTGCAGCTGGTGCAGAAAATGGGCGTCCCATGTACGGACATGGTTTCTCACTGCTGTTTCTGTCCAGCGTGTATGGAATGGAAACGGATGCGAAAGTCCGGGCCCGGATTGCCAAAGTGGTCAAGGATGGGATTCAGTTAACGTCTTCCGGGCAGAGCTCGCTGGGAGGCTGGATTTACACACCAGGCGGTGGTGATGAAGGGAGTGTGACAGTCACCCAGATGCAGGGCCTCCGTGCCGCGCATAATGCTGGTTTTACGGTCCCCAAGGGGACCATTCAGAATGCCGTCCGTTACCTGGAACTCTGTCAGACACCCGAGGGTGGGATTCGCTACTCTTATCATTCCGGCAATGATACGCGACTGCCCATTTCCGCAGCCGCAATCACCTGTCTTTACTCCGCCGGAGAATATGAATCACCCCTGGCGGAAGAATGTATGGAGTATGTCTATGGACAGTTCAAGAACCGGAAAAGCGGTTTTCAGTCGGGACATTATTTTTATTTGAACCTGTATGCCTCGCAGGCGTTTTATCAGGCAGGAGATGAGTACTGGGACGCCTACTTTCCAGGACAGCGTGACAGCCTGATTAAATCACAAGCCTCAAACGGGAGCTGGAATGGCGATGGCGTCGGTCCAATCTTTGGAACCAGTGTCGCGTTAATTGTTTTGCAGCTGCCCTATAAGTTTTTACCGATTTACCAACGATAA
- a CDS encoding AAA family ATPase, whose amino-acid sequence MKAAPDMAALEKLKAAQERIREQIRTVVVGQDDVVEQLLVSILAGGHCILEGVPGLAKTLLVSTLAKSLSLDFGRIQFTPDLMPADITGTDVIYEDRQTGTREFKFIEGPIFTNLLLADEINRTPPKTQAALLQGMQEKNISAGTKHYQLPRPFFVLATQNPIEQEGTYPLPEAQLDRFLMKIIVKYPTRDEERQIYKTVTGEELPEPESTLTGEEVLELQHLVRRVPISDFLVDYTMDLIRATRRDSEDAPEFINRWVLWGAGPRGGQSLILAAKARAALYGRPEVSVEDLQAVAKAVLRHRIVLSYNAESEGQTPDTVIEKLIAETPLHQSTAGKDGQFEHILKS is encoded by the coding sequence ATGAAAGCAGCACCAGATATGGCAGCTTTGGAAAAACTCAAGGCTGCCCAGGAACGGATTCGTGAGCAGATCCGCACGGTTGTGGTTGGTCAGGACGATGTGGTCGAACAATTGCTGGTCAGTATTCTGGCGGGAGGACATTGTATCCTGGAAGGCGTCCCGGGACTGGCCAAGACTCTGCTGGTCTCCACGCTGGCCAAGAGCCTGTCTCTCGATTTCGGTCGCATCCAGTTTACTCCCGACCTGATGCCCGCCGATATCACCGGGACCGATGTGATCTACGAGGATCGACAGACCGGAACACGCGAATTCAAGTTTATTGAAGGGCCGATATTTACCAATCTGCTATTGGCAGACGAAATCAACCGCACACCTCCTAAAACACAGGCGGCACTGCTGCAGGGTATGCAGGAAAAAAATATCTCCGCGGGGACAAAACATTATCAGCTCCCCCGCCCGTTTTTCGTGCTGGCCACTCAGAATCCGATTGAACAGGAAGGGACCTATCCCCTGCCCGAAGCTCAGCTGGACCGGTTTCTGATGAAGATTATCGTCAAGTATCCGACCCGTGATGAAGAACGTCAGATTTATAAAACGGTGACTGGTGAAGAACTGCCGGAACCGGAATCGACTTTGACGGGAGAAGAGGTTCTGGAACTTCAGCATCTGGTTCGCCGGGTTCCGATCAGTGATTTCCTGGTGGACTACACGATGGATCTGATCCGGGCGACGCGGCGAGACAGTGAAGATGCACCGGAGTTTATTAATCGCTGGGTACTGTGGGGGGCTGGTCCGCGCGGCGGTCAATCGCTCATTCTGGCAGCCAAGGCACGCGCAGCCCTGTATGGGCGGCCTGAAGTCTCTGTTGAAGACCTGCAGGCGGTCGCCAAAGCGGTCTTACGACATCGGATTGTGCTGTCTTACAACGCGGAGTCGGAAGGGCAGACGCCGGATACGGTGATTGAAAAACTGATCGCTGAGACGCCATTACATCAGAGCACAGCCGGAAAGGACGGGCAGTTTGAACACATACTTAAATCCTGA
- a CDS encoding outer membrane protein assembly factor BamB family protein, whose protein sequence is MLAKGAPVCCFRNRKNGFSPFPGCLTLLSLLLFAGRLPAQVAVEVVAETTVQTSETAPHKIPGFSISVDEKKLNLLDDYERYVRHQMWEKALTTIKELSASKSTSALLPTRDGFLIDADQRIFRALTSLPAEGREAYRLFFDGKARKEFAELSEKGQLFSPDSKKQLVQIYYQYFLTSIGDDVADLLGDQAFERGDFIQAAQYWRSILDHHPDTSLPELDLNVKYALALIRGRQTGQAAATIEVISQQFSGQKVTLGGKSVDPVPYLKSLLPEKLTVSSSTKHNQGANHLTRALDLPDSKTEPRWQIHFLDKAVEQALQNSQNDYYGRRKSYATYVPPMAVDQQHAYFNYYGVCFGVDLQTGKLLWRSAKFKDLGNHFNNYSFHQSSHLNQYHVAVSGNYVLTTLIPQKEMNRYRACYRLTAYHKDTGKQLWQSKVNNESFICEPLVDGEQIYVISHMQNNKQLKLDCLSLKTGKREWSIPLGSVVAGNSSNGMVNMPSPLLQKEGDQLLILTNNGALFDISLASRSINWVFRYSYPVNQTDSNYYYAAVDEEVELHSQGQLFRARNLLFFKEAGANEVYALDLAAKKVLWKRPIKVSAQLVGIDDQHVYLLSKEMEALDRQSGRLNWAVSLPVEAGGLSAVIGSGQAWVFTSRGVFEISKTNGDIIDIYRGHDLNSMGGAIQLKQGLLICVSNQAVTAYPTRSVERQTSGP, encoded by the coding sequence ATGTTAGCTAAAGGTGCGCCTGTCTGCTGTTTTCGGAACAGGAAAAATGGATTCTCGCCGTTCCCTGGCTGTCTGACTCTGTTGAGTCTGCTGCTGTTCGCTGGACGTCTGCCTGCACAGGTCGCTGTGGAAGTTGTCGCGGAAACTACGGTACAGACATCCGAGACGGCACCTCATAAAATTCCGGGCTTCAGTATTTCGGTGGACGAAAAGAAACTGAACCTGCTGGATGATTATGAACGCTATGTGCGTCATCAAATGTGGGAAAAAGCACTGACGACGATCAAAGAACTGTCTGCTTCCAAGTCCACATCTGCCCTGCTCCCCACCCGGGATGGATTTCTGATTGATGCGGACCAGCGGATTTTCCGGGCGCTCACCTCTCTGCCAGCGGAGGGACGCGAAGCGTATCGCTTGTTCTTTGATGGGAAGGCCCGCAAAGAGTTTGCAGAACTTTCCGAGAAAGGTCAGCTCTTTTCTCCTGACTCGAAAAAGCAGCTCGTGCAGATCTACTACCAGTACTTTCTGACGTCGATTGGTGATGATGTTGCAGATCTGCTGGGGGATCAGGCATTTGAACGGGGAGATTTTATACAGGCTGCCCAGTACTGGCGTTCGATTCTGGACCATCATCCGGATACCAGCCTCCCGGAACTGGATCTGAATGTGAAGTATGCTCTGGCTCTGATCCGAGGGAGACAGACAGGCCAGGCAGCGGCAACGATCGAAGTGATCTCACAACAGTTTTCAGGGCAAAAAGTGACTCTGGGGGGGAAGTCAGTAGATCCGGTGCCCTACCTGAAGTCGCTGCTTCCCGAGAAGCTCACAGTTAGCTCATCTACGAAACACAACCAGGGAGCGAATCATCTCACCCGGGCACTTGATCTGCCAGACTCAAAAACAGAACCGCGCTGGCAGATTCATTTTCTGGATAAAGCCGTCGAACAGGCATTGCAGAATTCGCAAAACGATTATTACGGGCGACGAAAATCGTACGCAACCTACGTGCCTCCCATGGCTGTTGACCAGCAACATGCCTATTTCAATTATTACGGTGTCTGTTTTGGAGTCGATTTACAGACTGGAAAACTACTCTGGCGAAGTGCGAAATTTAAAGATCTGGGGAATCATTTCAATAACTACAGTTTTCATCAGTCCAGCCATCTGAACCAGTACCACGTGGCAGTCAGCGGAAATTATGTGCTGACGACGCTGATTCCGCAAAAGGAAATGAACCGTTATCGCGCCTGTTATCGACTGACTGCCTACCATAAAGACACGGGTAAACAACTCTGGCAGAGTAAAGTGAATAACGAAAGTTTTATCTGTGAGCCGTTAGTTGACGGAGAGCAGATTTATGTGATTTCACATATGCAAAATAATAAACAGCTGAAACTGGATTGTCTCTCTTTGAAGACTGGTAAAAGAGAATGGAGTATTCCCCTGGGTTCAGTCGTCGCTGGAAACTCTTCCAATGGCATGGTCAACATGCCCTCTCCCCTGCTCCAGAAAGAGGGGGATCAACTGCTGATCCTGACCAATAATGGAGCCCTGTTTGACATTTCTCTGGCGAGCAGGTCTATCAACTGGGTATTTCGATATTCGTACCCTGTCAATCAGACTGATTCTAATTATTACTATGCTGCCGTTGATGAAGAAGTCGAACTGCATTCTCAAGGGCAGTTGTTCCGTGCTCGGAATCTGCTCTTCTTCAAAGAGGCCGGCGCCAATGAAGTATACGCCTTGGATCTGGCTGCCAAGAAAGTTCTCTGGAAACGTCCGATCAAAGTATCAGCCCAACTGGTGGGGATTGATGATCAGCATGTTTACCTGCTCTCAAAAGAGATGGAAGCCCTGGACCGTCAATCAGGTCGCCTGAACTGGGCGGTCTCTTTACCCGTGGAAGCAGGTGGCTTGAGTGCTGTGATCGGTTCCGGGCAGGCCTGGGTCTTTACCAGTCGGGGTGTTTTTGAAATTTCCAAAACAAACGGTGACATCATCGATATCTACCGGGGGCACGATCTGAATTCGATGGGTGGCGCGATCCAGCTGAAACAGGGATTGCTCATCTGTGTCTCGAACCAGGCTGTGACTGCGTATCCCACTCGATCTGTAGAACGGCAGACTTCAGGACCTTAA